The Mycobacterium paragordonae genome includes a region encoding these proteins:
- a CDS encoding acyltransferase family protein: MPLATSLPDAAVLASDPKRDRAVDVARLTALVVVMFGHCALLLATIDSGGVRIGNLLGAIPAIAPVTWVVQVMPLFFLAGGAAGAYGWHSGAAWGSWLVTRAQRLCRPVFWYLAAWTVALLVVRVTVGDESADGLGRECVALLWFLGVYLVVLAFVPALTRLRSGRAVVVTVAGLLAAAEIFDQIRFAAGTPESGVANFLVVWLIPVVIGVAYARGLISVRAALVVAVSALTAQVALALAGTYEVSLVVTGAEQVSNVSPPTLLLALHCTWMSCAFVAAAAPIRRWAQRPRVWRAVAVGNGGAMTLYLWHIPAIAIAAVGLNAVGLDAYDVHAPGFWALLALRAVVFAAVMALLFRLLSPLEHRRLPWWDAPVRAAGSRSVVAGGLICVAGVALVLMAKNGLAGADGWASLAGFLAAAAIARVVSREPSEMPVPPSRSTPSAA, translated from the coding sequence ATGCCCCTCGCTACTTCCCTGCCTGATGCTGCTGTGCTCGCATCCGACCCCAAGCGCGACCGCGCCGTCGACGTCGCACGACTGACCGCGTTGGTGGTGGTGATGTTCGGCCACTGCGCGCTGTTGCTGGCCACCATCGATTCCGGCGGCGTCCGGATCGGCAACCTGCTCGGCGCTATTCCCGCGATTGCGCCGGTGACCTGGGTTGTTCAGGTGATGCCGCTGTTCTTCCTGGCCGGCGGCGCCGCGGGCGCCTACGGCTGGCATTCCGGCGCTGCCTGGGGTTCCTGGCTTGTCACCCGGGCGCAGCGCCTGTGCCGGCCGGTGTTCTGGTATCTGGCCGCGTGGACGGTAGCGCTGTTGGTGGTGCGGGTCACCGTCGGGGACGAATCCGCCGATGGGCTCGGGCGCGAATGTGTGGCGCTGCTGTGGTTTCTCGGCGTCTACCTGGTGGTGCTTGCGTTCGTTCCGGCGCTGACCCGGCTGCGGTCGGGGCGTGCGGTCGTGGTGACGGTGGCGGGTCTGCTCGCGGCCGCGGAGATCTTCGACCAGATCCGTTTCGCGGCGGGAACGCCCGAATCCGGCGTCGCCAATTTCCTTGTCGTCTGGTTGATTCCGGTGGTGATCGGCGTTGCCTACGCTCGCGGGCTGATCAGTGTCCGGGCGGCACTGGTGGTCGCGGTGTCGGCGCTCACCGCGCAGGTGGCGCTCGCGCTCGCCGGGACATACGAGGTTTCGCTGGTGGTGACCGGCGCGGAGCAGGTGTCCAACGTGTCGCCGCCGACGCTGTTGCTGGCGCTGCACTGCACCTGGATGTCCTGCGCGTTCGTGGCCGCGGCGGCGCCGATCCGCCGCTGGGCGCAGCGTCCGCGGGTCTGGCGCGCCGTGGCCGTGGGCAACGGGGGAGCGATGACGCTTTATCTGTGGCACATTCCCGCGATCGCCATCGCCGCCGTCGGCCTGAACGCCGTCGGCCTGGACGCCTACGACGTGCACGCCCCGGGATTCTGGGCCCTGCTCGCACTGCGCGCGGTGGTGTTCGCCGCCGTCATGGCTCTGCTGTTCCGGTTGCTCTCACCGCTCGAGCACCGGCGCCTGCCCTGGTGGGACGCGCCGGTCCGAGCCGCCGGCAGCAGGTCGGTGGTCGCCGGTGGGCTGATCTGCGTCGCGGGGGTCGCCCTGGTGCTGATGGCCAAGAACGGTCTGGCCGGTGCCGACGGATGGGCCTCCCTGGCCGGCTTCCTGGCCGCGGCGGCGATCGCGCGGGTAGTCAGTCGCGAGCCATCTGAGATGCCGGTGCCGCCCAGTCGGTCGACACCGTCCGCTGCTTGA